A stretch of Vicinamibacterales bacterium DNA encodes these proteins:
- a CDS encoding O-antigen ligase family protein has translation MPGWPAVLAAGATAAAVLLHPRLALAAFAAFFPIAPAICSALLHVPARAAETLLVALAIGFAARRAVRRGDPAPPRAFAWAAAAFVVVVVVSVAVQAALTRLVLSPAGFADALAVYARTYYDGSRTFNYVVAALPLVCGAAVSVMVAAYTRTGEAAEPVLRMLVTGGAAVACLNIARLTSVLLRTGDAIAALPDVLTTTRISAPYGDPNATGSFFALLLPVAIGLTTQSAGRRRWYYAAVSALIAAALWISGSRAALIAVAVVAIGALVLARRGAAIPKRIGMAMAGAAVLLLLALAFPNPLFDRASTSGALGIRAEMARVATRLWLSSPVLGVGVGQFLEKSGSFVQDEYVRTLYGRENAHNNFLQILAELGAAGAAAFALAVVVALAHPAPFGLRAGLAAFLITCLGGHPLLIPDVNTAFWIVLGAAAAAQPPRESLRRLPLAAALVMAIAVAGAPFAYRTARASLSLDHVGFGVAGWEFSPDGRRYRRSEGDATVFVPRGARQLVVTVRPAGPAALPATFRLWLNDRLADSFVVPVDGWQTYRMTMPTTRGPQFIPLRIAATDKDGRPAPFLLQKVESLP, from the coding sequence ATGCCCGGATGGCCCGCCGTACTTGCCGCCGGCGCCACCGCCGCCGCCGTACTCCTTCATCCCCGACTGGCGCTCGCCGCGTTCGCGGCGTTCTTTCCGATCGCGCCCGCGATCTGCAGCGCGCTCCTGCACGTGCCGGCGCGCGCCGCCGAGACGCTGCTCGTCGCGCTCGCGATCGGCTTTGCCGCGCGCCGCGCCGTCCGCCGCGGCGATCCCGCGCCGCCGCGCGCGTTCGCGTGGGCCGCCGCCGCGTTCGTCGTCGTCGTGGTCGTGTCGGTCGCCGTCCAGGCGGCGCTGACCAGGCTCGTGCTCTCACCCGCGGGATTCGCCGATGCGCTCGCCGTGTACGCCCGCACGTACTACGACGGTTCCCGGACGTTCAACTACGTGGTCGCCGCGCTGCCGCTCGTCTGCGGTGCCGCGGTCTCCGTGATGGTGGCGGCGTACACGCGTACGGGTGAAGCGGCCGAACCGGTCCTGCGGATGCTCGTCACCGGCGGCGCCGCGGTCGCGTGCCTCAACATCGCGCGCCTCACCAGCGTGCTGCTCCGCACCGGGGACGCGATCGCCGCGCTGCCGGACGTGCTCACGACGACGCGGATCAGCGCGCCGTACGGCGATCCGAACGCCACCGGATCGTTCTTCGCCCTGCTGCTGCCCGTCGCCATCGGCCTGACGACGCAGTCGGCAGGCCGGCGCCGCTGGTACTACGCCGCCGTCTCCGCTCTGATTGCCGCCGCGCTGTGGATCAGCGGATCGCGAGCCGCGCTCATCGCCGTGGCCGTCGTCGCCATCGGCGCGCTGGTCCTGGCGCGCCGCGGCGCAGCCATCCCGAAGCGGATCGGCATGGCCATGGCCGGGGCTGCCGTCCTGCTGCTGCTCGCCCTGGCCTTTCCGAACCCGCTGTTCGATCGCGCGAGCACCTCGGGCGCGCTCGGGATCCGCGCCGAGATGGCGCGCGTGGCCACGCGGCTGTGGCTCAGCAGCCCGGTGCTGGGGGTCGGGGTCGGACAGTTCCTCGAGAAGTCCGGCAGCTTCGTCCAGGACGAGTACGTGCGGACGCTGTACGGACGCGAGAACGCGCACAACAACTTCCTGCAGATCCTCGCCGAGCTCGGCGCCGCCGGCGCGGCGGCGTTCGCGCTGGCTGTCGTCGTCGCGCTCGCGCATCCCGCACCGTTCGGCCTCCGGGCGGGGCTCGCCGCGTTTCTCATCACCTGCCTGGGCGGACACCCGCTGCTGATTCCGGACGTGAACACCGCGTTCTGGATCGTCCTGGGCGCCGCGGCCGCGGCGCAGCCGCCGCGCGAGTCGCTCCGCCGCCTCCCGCTCGCCGCCGCCCTCGTGATGGCGATCGCCGTCGCCGGTGCCCCCTTTGCGTACCGCACGGCACGCGCGAGCCTCAGTCTCGATCACGTCGGGTTCGGCGTCGCGGGATGGGAGTTCTCGCCGGACGGGCGGCGCTATCGCCGCTCCGAGGGAGACGCCACGGTGTTCGTCCCGCGCGGCGCGCGGCAGTTGGTCGTCACGGTGCGGCCCGCCGGGCCCGCGGCGCTGCCCGCGACGTTCAGGCTGTGGCTGAACGATCGCCTGGCCGATTCGTTCGTCGTTCCGGTGGACGGCTGGCAGACCTACCGCATGACGATGCCGACGACGCGAGGTCCGCAGTTCATCCCGCTGCGGATCGCGGCGACCGACAAGGACGGCAGGCCGGCGCCGTTTCTGTTGCAGAAGGTCGAGTCGCTGCCATAG
- a CDS encoding ABC transporter ATP-binding protein, with translation MSEPRPAVVLHRLSKTYRLYTRPGYRILDLLGLCPPGPRYFTEHVALQPMDLTIARGEKVAIIGRNGAGKSTLLKLITGAARPTSGSIALHGRVSPLLQIGTGFHPEFTGRQNVFASLAHMGVIGREAAQRFDDIVDFAELDQFIDQPMKTYSTGMGARLMFSTATAVEPEILVVDELLGVGDAYFAHKSFERMRALCTDRGTTLLLVTHDLYAAMDLCERFVWIDRGAVQHVGDGRSTVSAYEASIKAQEEARLRARNRSRAATAGGALRVVVRSRSGFALPEPLWIERIELEFQDGTTALRAADGASDWHLSAESNLGAPDTIEGRRARPLQTFGHIYHKAEWTIARATSEPPAALRIAWRYQGDETAEVAVLDSENRTILRGDLPRGEGWQEQRIANASGDAFAGSGAYGTGAIRIEQVVFADDAGRESVSFPHGARLHARVTLQRQQEDGPRDCTFVLAFNRLGGTAAVYVHAGRLELPADRAVVHVEADPLVLGGGAWLVTCAVGERDLYQQTFNPYFTVNSRWYHMLVRAFEIQVQSSSAVEAAAAAMQPARITIVPDAPAPRS, from the coding sequence ATGAGTGAGCCGCGGCCGGCGGTGGTGCTCCACCGGCTCTCGAAGACGTACCGGCTCTACACCCGGCCCGGCTACCGGATCCTCGATCTGCTCGGGCTGTGCCCGCCGGGTCCGCGCTACTTCACCGAACACGTCGCGCTGCAGCCCATGGATCTGACGATCGCGCGCGGCGAGAAGGTCGCCATCATCGGGCGGAACGGCGCCGGGAAGAGCACGCTCCTGAAGCTGATTACCGGCGCCGCCCGGCCGACCAGCGGCTCGATCGCGCTGCACGGACGGGTCAGCCCGCTGCTGCAGATCGGCACCGGTTTCCACCCGGAGTTCACGGGACGGCAGAACGTCTTCGCCAGCCTCGCCCACATGGGGGTGATCGGCCGTGAAGCGGCGCAGCGCTTCGACGACATCGTCGACTTCGCGGAGCTGGATCAGTTCATCGACCAGCCGATGAAGACCTATTCCACCGGCATGGGCGCGCGCCTGATGTTCTCGACCGCGACCGCCGTGGAGCCCGAGATTCTCGTCGTCGACGAGCTGCTCGGCGTCGGGGACGCCTACTTCGCGCACAAGAGCTTCGAGCGCATGCGCGCGCTGTGCACCGATCGGGGGACGACGCTGCTGCTGGTGACGCACGATCTCTATGCCGCGATGGATCTGTGCGAGCGGTTCGTCTGGATCGATCGCGGCGCCGTGCAGCACGTCGGCGACGGCCGCAGCACCGTGTCCGCGTACGAAGCGTCGATCAAGGCGCAGGAGGAGGCGCGCCTGCGCGCGCGCAACCGCAGCCGCGCCGCGACGGCCGGCGGCGCGCTGCGCGTCGTGGTGCGGAGCCGTTCCGGTTTTGCGCTGCCTGAGCCGCTGTGGATCGAGCGGATCGAGCTGGAGTTCCAGGACGGCACGACGGCGCTGCGCGCGGCGGACGGGGCCAGCGACTGGCACCTGTCGGCCGAAAGCAACCTCGGCGCGCCGGACACGATCGAGGGACGCCGGGCGCGGCCGCTGCAGACCTTCGGCCACATCTATCACAAGGCGGAGTGGACGATCGCGCGCGCGACGAGCGAGCCGCCGGCGGCTCTGCGCATCGCCTGGCGCTACCAGGGGGACGAAACCGCGGAAGTGGCGGTGCTCGACAGCGAGAACCGCACGATCCTGCGCGGCGACCTGCCGCGCGGCGAGGGCTGGCAGGAGCAGCGCATCGCGAACGCGAGCGGAGACGCCTTCGCGGGCAGCGGCGCATACGGCACCGGCGCCATCCGCATCGAGCAGGTGGTCTTCGCCGACGACGCCGGACGCGAGTCGGTGAGCTTCCCGCACGGCGCCCGGCTCCACGCCCGCGTGACGCTGCAGCGGCAGCAGGAGGACGGGCCGCGCGACTGCACGTTCGTGCTGGCGTTCAACCGTCTCGGAGGCACCGCCGCGGTCTACGTCCATGCCGGGCGGCTCGAACTGCCGGCGGATCGCGCCGTGGTGCACGTCGAGGCCGATCCGCTCGTGCTCGGCGGCGGCGCGTGGCTCGTGACCTGCGCGGTCGGCGAGCGCGACCTCTACCAGCAGACCTTCAATCCCTACTTCACGGTCAACTCGCGCTGGTACCACATGCTGGTGCGCGCCTTCGAGATCCAGGTGCAGTCGTCGTCCGCGGTCGAGGCGGCCGCCGCCGCGATGCAGCCGGCGCGCATCACGATCGTTCCTGACGCACCGGCGCCTCGGTCGTGA
- the gmd gene encoding GDP-mannose 4,6-dehydratase — protein sequence MAKRALITGITGQDGSYLAELLLERGYEVIGVVRRTSAPNLWRIAHLLDRIEIRPGDLLDQLSVIRVLAATRPTEVYNLAAMSFVPASWDQPMLTGEFNAQGVTRVLEAIRHVDPSIRLYQASSSEMYGKVREVPQTELTPFYPRSPYGVSKVFGHYITVNYRESYDLFACSGILFNHESPRRGLEFVTRKVTDGVARIKLGLASTLSLGNLDAQRDWGFAGDYVRAMWLMLQQPQADDYVIATGVAHSVRELVETAFEHAGLEWQKHVRTDPALLRPAEVDHLIGDATKARRVLGWQPEVDFHSLVRMMVDADLERLSRSGGTIEAPTAYPK from the coding sequence ATGGCCAAACGAGCGCTGATTACCGGGATCACGGGACAGGATGGCTCCTACCTCGCCGAGCTGCTGCTCGAGCGCGGCTACGAGGTGATCGGCGTCGTCCGCCGGACCAGCGCGCCGAACCTGTGGCGCATCGCGCACCTGCTGGATCGCATCGAGATCCGGCCCGGCGATCTGCTCGATCAGCTGTCGGTGATCCGCGTGCTCGCGGCGACGCGGCCCACCGAGGTGTACAACCTCGCGGCGATGTCGTTCGTGCCGGCGTCATGGGACCAGCCGATGCTCACCGGCGAGTTCAACGCGCAAGGTGTCACGCGGGTCCTCGAAGCGATCCGCCACGTGGATCCCTCGATCCGGCTCTACCAGGCGTCGTCGAGCGAGATGTACGGCAAAGTGCGGGAAGTCCCGCAGACCGAGCTGACGCCGTTCTATCCGCGCAGTCCGTACGGCGTGTCGAAGGTCTTCGGGCACTACATCACGGTGAACTACCGTGAGAGCTACGACCTGTTCGCCTGCTCCGGCATCCTCTTCAACCACGAATCGCCGCGGCGCGGCCTGGAGTTCGTCACCCGCAAGGTCACGGACGGCGTCGCGCGGATCAAGCTGGGCCTGGCCTCGACCCTGTCGCTCGGCAACCTGGATGCGCAGCGCGATTGGGGGTTCGCCGGGGATTACGTGCGCGCGATGTGGCTGATGCTGCAGCAGCCGCAGGCAGACGACTACGTCATCGCGACCGGCGTCGCCCACTCGGTCAGGGAACTGGTCGAGACCGCCTTCGAGCACGCCGGCCTGGAGTGGCAGAAGCACGTCCGCACCGATCCGGCGCTGCTCCGTCCGGCCGAAGTCGATCACCTGATTGGCGATGCCACGAAAGCGCGCCGCGTCCTCGGCTGGCAGCCCGAAGTCGACTTTCACAGCCTCGTGCGGATGATGGTCGACGCCGATCTCGAACGGTTGAGCCGGTCGGGCGGCACCATCGAAGCACCCACGGCTTACCCAAAATAA
- a CDS encoding VCBS repeat-containing protein, which translates to MRIRWGLIFGALALTSTVASAQTTVFLSSSTNREVWRGESAGATFGAYLDRGELSGDSRRDLIMGSPTWNGNQGRVYVTFSGPVLGGEVAAATAPVILTGASAGDRFGTATAAGWITSREFDLPQLSRDLVVGSPTAGSNAGAVYVFKRGLFVNGARLTTADAVLTITGQAGDRIGEALATGDMDGDGYREIIVGAPGNNKVYVIKGGPSISGTINLSSQSPLVTITGPAGVDVGKVLAAGDITGDTSYDLVVGAPGTAPAGAVYMVAGSAAGLPATVNLATQATATFTGIDGGDRAGAKLTIGPFDADAKWDLVVAAPDAAGPSNARAGAGEVYVLWGRTSLTSRAFSAADVTIFGAGAGFHTGAALAMGDVDRTEVYDLAMLASGASGIGEAHVVLGRARALFPATIDLNSGMDRRVIADPAAGQMQNVLIYDHTGEAAEDIVAAFPGATEGKVYITFSPLPHGTILYPSDTAVIGGTSAAFQWNAGANSDLYRLTVGTAEGAANLFDSGELAATSVAMPASFPTNQTLYLRLASRVAGTWRNADTTFTVLPGATFIYPTNNVSGVRPTFFSWSAVTSGATYRLLVGTTAGGNDVADSGTISATSYRVFSLPAGRTLFARVISTYNGGSTSRDVTFTSAPTGTTGADAPGTGIGTNFGGGTGGDALLYNSGSGAWSLQIANATGFSGADGGVWSAGWVIKSGDFNGDGVSDLFFYDPATGRAFKGLNTGGSFTFVPFTWGSGWSIYVADLNGDGRSDVFVYNTASGRWYRCISQIDNSFVYTNGGTWSPNWSIYPGDFNGDGRADLFLYNASGDANRGRWYRVLSNADESVTYVAGDLVWRNDWTVTPGDFNGDGITDLFLYRSTGDWYRVLFTPDGVVYDGGAWSPGWNVSRGDFNADGRADLYVYNPSTGRWFVMITESNGGMTPYGGVTWASGFQVTITDVDADGRADLLLYNPADGRWFQCITIAPGEFRFNTGNFGAGWTAVVAARTILP; encoded by the coding sequence ATGCGTATCCGATGGGGGCTGATTTTCGGAGCACTCGCGCTGACGTCGACAGTCGCGTCTGCGCAAACCACGGTCTTTCTCAGTTCATCCACCAACCGGGAAGTGTGGCGAGGGGAGTCCGCAGGGGCGACCTTCGGCGCCTACCTGGACCGAGGGGAGTTGAGCGGCGACTCGCGGCGCGATCTCATCATGGGATCGCCGACCTGGAACGGCAACCAGGGGCGCGTCTACGTCACCTTCAGCGGTCCGGTGCTCGGCGGGGAAGTTGCCGCCGCGACCGCGCCGGTGATCCTGACCGGCGCCTCCGCCGGGGACCGGTTCGGCACGGCGACCGCGGCCGGCTGGATCACCAGCCGCGAGTTCGATCTTCCACAGTTGAGCCGCGACCTCGTGGTCGGTTCGCCGACCGCCGGTTCGAACGCCGGCGCGGTCTACGTCTTCAAGCGCGGCCTGTTCGTCAACGGCGCGCGACTCACCACCGCGGACGCCGTCCTGACGATCACCGGGCAGGCGGGCGATCGCATCGGTGAAGCGCTCGCGACCGGCGACATGGACGGCGACGGCTACCGCGAGATCATCGTCGGCGCTCCCGGCAACAACAAGGTCTACGTCATCAAGGGCGGGCCGTCGATCAGCGGGACGATCAACCTGTCTTCGCAGTCGCCGCTCGTCACCATCACCGGACCGGCCGGCGTGGACGTCGGGAAGGTGCTGGCCGCGGGTGACATCACCGGCGACACGTCGTACGACCTCGTCGTCGGCGCCCCCGGCACGGCCCCCGCGGGCGCGGTTTACATGGTCGCCGGAAGCGCCGCGGGTCTCCCCGCCACGGTGAACCTGGCAACGCAGGCGACCGCGACGTTCACCGGCATCGACGGCGGCGATCGCGCCGGCGCGAAGCTGACGATCGGTCCCTTCGACGCCGACGCGAAGTGGGACCTCGTCGTCGCGGCGCCGGACGCGGCAGGGCCGTCGAACGCCCGCGCGGGCGCCGGCGAAGTCTACGTGCTCTGGGGACGGACGTCGCTGACCTCCCGCGCGTTTTCGGCCGCCGACGTCACGATCTTCGGCGCCGGCGCGGGGTTCCACACCGGTGCGGCGCTGGCGATGGGCGACGTCGATCGTACGGAGGTGTACGACCTGGCGATGCTCGCCTCCGGGGCATCCGGCATCGGCGAAGCGCACGTCGTCCTCGGCCGCGCCCGCGCGCTCTTCCCGGCGACGATCGACCTGAACAGCGGTATGGACCGGCGCGTCATCGCCGATCCGGCCGCCGGGCAGATGCAGAACGTGCTCATCTACGACCACACCGGCGAAGCGGCGGAGGACATCGTGGCGGCGTTCCCCGGCGCGACCGAGGGCAAGGTCTACATCACGTTCTCGCCGCTGCCGCACGGCACGATCCTCTATCCGTCCGATACCGCGGTCATCGGCGGCACGTCGGCGGCTTTCCAGTGGAACGCGGGAGCGAACTCCGATCTGTACCGGCTCACGGTGGGCACCGCGGAAGGGGCGGCGAATCTGTTCGACTCCGGCGAGCTGGCGGCGACGTCGGTCGCCATGCCCGCCAGCTTCCCGACGAACCAGACGCTGTACCTCCGCCTGGCCAGCCGCGTCGCCGGCACGTGGCGCAACGCCGACACGACGTTCACGGTCCTGCCGGGCGCCACGTTCATCTATCCGACGAACAACGTCTCCGGCGTGAGACCGACCTTCTTCTCCTGGTCGGCGGTGACGAGCGGCGCCACTTATCGTCTGCTGGTGGGTACCACGGCGGGCGGCAACGACGTCGCCGACAGCGGTACCATCAGCGCGACCTCGTATCGTGTCTTCTCGCTGCCGGCGGGACGCACGCTGTTCGCGCGGGTGATCTCGACGTACAACGGCGGCTCGACGTCCAGGGACGTCACGTTCACGAGCGCGCCCACCGGCACGACGGGCGCCGACGCGCCCGGCACCGGCATCGGCACCAACTTCGGCGGCGGCACGGGCGGCGATGCGCTGCTCTACAACTCGGGCAGCGGCGCGTGGTCGCTGCAGATCGCCAATGCGACCGGCTTCTCCGGAGCCGACGGCGGGGTCTGGTCTGCCGGCTGGGTGATCAAGAGCGGCGATTTCAACGGCGACGGCGTGTCCGATCTCTTCTTCTACGATCCGGCGACCGGCCGCGCGTTCAAGGGGTTGAACACGGGCGGCAGCTTCACGTTCGTGCCGTTCACCTGGGGCAGCGGCTGGTCGATCTACGTCGCCGACCTGAACGGCGACGGGCGTTCGGACGTGTTCGTCTACAACACCGCCAGCGGCCGCTGGTACCGCTGCATCAGCCAGATCGACAACAGCTTCGTCTACACGAACGGCGGCACGTGGTCTCCGAACTGGAGCATCTATCCGGGCGACTTCAACGGCGACGGCCGTGCCGATCTGTTCCTCTACAACGCGAGCGGGGATGCCAACCGCGGCCGCTGGTATCGCGTTCTCAGCAATGCCGACGAGTCGGTGACGTACGTCGCCGGCGATCTGGTGTGGCGGAACGACTGGACGGTCACTCCCGGCGACTTCAACGGCGACGGGATCACGGACCTGTTCCTCTACCGCTCGACGGGCGACTGGTACCGCGTCCTGTTCACCCCCGACGGCGTGGTCTATGACGGCGGCGCCTGGTCGCCCGGGTGGAACGTCTCCCGCGGCGACTTCAACGCGGACGGGCGCGCCGACCTCTACGTCTACAACCCGTCCACCGGACGCTGGTTCGTGATGATCACCGAGTCGAACGGCGGGATGACGCCATACGGCGGCGTGACGTGGGCCTCGGGGTTCCAGGTGACGATCACCGACGTCGACGCCGACGGACGCGCCGATCTGCTCCTCTACAACCCGGCCGACGGGCGGTGGTTCCAGTGCATCACCATCGCCCCCGGCGAGTTCCGGTTCAACACCGGCAACTTCGGCGCGGGCTGGACCGCCGTGGTCGCGGCGCGCACGATCCTCCCGTAG
- the rffA gene encoding dTDP-4-amino-4,6-dideoxygalactose transaminase, with the protein MTGYRIPFNRPAAVGAEIEYLRRVLAEGHWSGDGPFTRQCHERLKRATGAHHVLLTTSCTHALEMAALLLEVRPGDEVILPAFTFVSTANAFVLRGATPRFADIMPGTLNIDPAHARRLLSERTRAIVAVHYAGIGCDMDGLQALAADGRVAIVEDNAHGLFGSYAGRPLGSFGALATLSFHETKNVTCGEGGALLVNDPALVQRAEILREKGTNRTAFFRGETEKYTWVDVGSSYLPSELNAAVLCAQLERADAIQARRRVLWLRYRDELAGWASRRGAALPAVPDGCDPAWHLFYILMPDAAARDAAIRELRARGILAVFHYLPLHLSPMGRSFGGAPGDCPVAEASSARLLRLPLFAALTDDESAAVIAAVKEL; encoded by the coding sequence GTGACCGGCTACCGCATTCCCTTCAACCGCCCCGCGGCGGTCGGCGCCGAGATCGAGTACCTGCGCCGCGTGCTCGCCGAAGGGCACTGGTCGGGCGACGGCCCGTTCACCCGGCAGTGCCACGAACGGCTCAAGCGCGCAACCGGCGCGCATCACGTGCTGCTGACGACCTCGTGCACGCACGCGCTCGAGATGGCGGCGCTCCTGCTCGAGGTGCGGCCGGGGGACGAGGTGATCCTGCCGGCGTTCACGTTCGTCTCGACCGCGAATGCCTTCGTGCTGCGCGGCGCGACGCCGCGCTTCGCCGACATCATGCCGGGCACCCTGAACATCGACCCGGCGCACGCGCGCCGTCTGCTGAGCGAGAGAACCCGGGCGATCGTCGCGGTGCACTACGCCGGAATCGGCTGCGACATGGACGGGCTGCAGGCGCTCGCCGCCGATGGCCGCGTCGCCATCGTCGAGGACAACGCGCACGGGTTGTTCGGATCGTATGCCGGGCGGCCGCTGGGATCGTTCGGCGCGCTCGCCACATTGAGCTTTCACGAGACCAAGAACGTCACCTGCGGCGAGGGGGGCGCGCTGCTGGTGAACGATCCGGCCCTGGTGCAGCGGGCCGAAATCCTGCGCGAGAAGGGGACCAACCGCACGGCCTTCTTTCGCGGCGAGACCGAGAAGTACACCTGGGTGGACGTCGGCTCCAGCTATCTGCCGTCCGAGTTGAACGCGGCGGTGCTCTGCGCGCAACTCGAGCGCGCTGACGCGATTCAGGCGCGGCGGCGGGTGCTGTGGCTGCGCTACCGCGACGAGCTGGCCGGCTGGGCCTCGCGGCGCGGCGCGGCGCTGCCGGCCGTCCCCGACGGCTGCGATCCGGCGTGGCATCTCTTCTACATCCTGATGCCCGATGCCGCCGCCCGCGACGCCGCCATCCGGGAGCTGCGCGCCCGCGGCATCCTGGCCGTCTTCCACTACCTGCCGCTGCACCTCTCGCCCATGGGGCGGTCGTTCGGCGGCGCGCCGGGGGACTGCCCGGTCGCCGAGGCCTCCAGCGCGCGCCTGCTGCGCCTGCCGCTCTTCGCGGCGCTCACGGACGACGAGAGCGCCGCCGTGATCGCTGCCGTCAAGGAGCTGTGA
- a CDS encoding glycosyltransferase family 2 protein has protein sequence MALPSLSIVVPVYNAEHSLAALVERLHPVLSAAAATFEVILVDDGSRDGSWRAIEDLHARYGWVRGMRMMRNYGQHNATLCGIRDARGDVVVTMDDDLQHPPEQIPVLLAKLEEGYDVVYGSPSAERHGLWRDLASRITKLALQSVLGATTARQVSGFRALRTHLRQAFADFRGAFVSIDVLLTWSTTKFTACRVPHEYRKFGRSNYTFFKLVIHALNMLTGFSTLPLQFASLLGFAAMLLGMGLLAMVLVRYLIHGVVMPGFTFLASVICLFSGTQLFTLGMMGEYLARVHDRTLERPIYAVAERTSA, from the coding sequence TTGGCCCTGCCGTCGCTGTCCATCGTTGTCCCGGTCTACAACGCCGAACACTCTCTCGCCGCTCTCGTCGAACGGCTGCATCCGGTCCTGAGCGCGGCCGCCGCGACGTTCGAAGTCATTCTGGTGGACGACGGCAGCCGCGACGGCAGCTGGCGGGCGATCGAGGACCTGCACGCGCGGTATGGCTGGGTCCGCGGTATGCGCATGATGCGCAACTACGGCCAGCACAACGCGACGTTGTGCGGCATCCGCGACGCGCGCGGCGATGTCGTGGTCACGATGGACGACGACCTGCAGCATCCGCCCGAGCAGATACCGGTGCTGCTGGCGAAGCTCGAGGAAGGCTACGACGTCGTCTACGGATCGCCGTCGGCCGAGCGCCACGGGCTGTGGCGCGACCTGGCCTCACGGATCACCAAGCTCGCGCTGCAGAGCGTGCTCGGCGCGACGACGGCGCGGCAGGTGTCGGGGTTCCGCGCGCTGCGCACGCACCTGCGCCAGGCCTTCGCCGATTTCCGCGGCGCGTTCGTCTCGATCGACGTGCTGCTGACCTGGTCGACGACGAAGTTCACCGCCTGCCGCGTGCCGCACGAGTACCGCAAGTTCGGCCGCTCGAACTACACCTTCTTCAAGCTCGTGATCCACGCGCTCAACATGCTCACCGGCTTCTCGACGCTGCCGCTGCAGTTCGCCAGCCTGCTCGGCTTCGCGGCGATGCTGCTCGGCATGGGGCTGCTGGCCATGGTGCTGGTCCGCTACCTGATTCACGGTGTCGTCATGCCGGGCTTCACCTTCCTCGCGTCGGTCATCTGCCTGTTCTCGGGCACGCAGCTGTTCACGCTGGGGATGATGGGCGAGTACCTCGCGCGCGTGCACGACCGAACGCTGGAACGGCCGATCTACGCCGTCGCCGAGCGCACCAGCGCGTGA
- a CDS encoding ABC transporter permease, with the protein MIPTLLFRWSVRAPVAAAREAIATLHRARQARRVLASVVWLEFQKKYAGSVLGVLWHPLYAALLLATYSFVYLVVFRARFAEFGSFEYVLFIFSGMVPYLGFSDAVATATPSVKANLSLLRNSVFPLELVPIRQLIVSMGGLLISLGILLVLLIVSGHAGLHLLYLPVPLLLLFVSLAGLVWFTSAAAVLIPDVTYVVNLLLLLFLFISPIGYPLSLVPGAARIWVLLNPLTYLVESFRFALMGLREIPLWTDAVFGVFALVLAVAGAGFFRRLMPVFTDYE; encoded by the coding sequence ATGATTCCCACGCTGCTCTTCCGCTGGAGCGTTCGCGCGCCCGTGGCGGCGGCACGTGAGGCGATCGCGACGCTCCACCGGGCGCGGCAGGCACGCCGCGTGCTCGCCTCGGTGGTGTGGCTCGAGTTCCAGAAGAAGTACGCCGGCTCGGTGCTCGGCGTGCTGTGGCACCCGCTGTATGCCGCGCTGCTGCTCGCCACCTACAGCTTCGTCTACCTGGTCGTCTTCCGCGCGCGCTTCGCCGAGTTCGGCAGCTTCGAGTACGTGCTGTTCATCTTCTCGGGAATGGTGCCCTACCTCGGCTTCTCCGACGCGGTCGCGACCGCCACGCCGTCGGTGAAGGCCAACCTGTCGCTGCTGCGCAACTCGGTGTTCCCGCTCGAGCTCGTGCCGATCCGGCAGTTGATCGTGTCGATGGGCGGCCTGCTGATCAGCCTCGGCATCCTGCTCGTCCTGCTCATCGTCTCGGGACACGCCGGACTGCATCTGCTCTACCTGCCGGTGCCGCTGCTGCTGCTGTTCGTGTCGCTCGCCGGCCTGGTGTGGTTCACGTCCGCGGCTGCCGTGCTCATTCCCGACGTCACCTACGTCGTCAACCTGCTGCTGCTGCTGTTTCTCTTCATCTCGCCGATCGGCTATCCGCTCTCGCTCGTGCCGGGCGCCGCCCGTATCTGGGTGCTGCTCAATCCGCTCACCTACCTGGTCGAAAGCTTTCGCTTCGCGCTGATGGGGCTGCGGGAGATCCCGCTCTGGACAGATGCCGTGTTCGGCGTCTTCGCGCTCGTCCTGGCCGTCGCCGGCGCCGGCTTCTTCCGCCGCTTGATGCCGGTGTTCACCGACTATGAGTGA